The following proteins are encoded in a genomic region of Sorangiineae bacterium MSr12523:
- a CDS encoding aldehyde dehydrogenase family protein, which translates to MPPILSSFVDGQPLRGAASTISSVNPARLDDVVAEVSLASEDQIALAFAAAKKAQAGWAQTPAPQRGRVIAAVGKLVEANKEALAALVTREVGKPYAESLGEVQEIIDTCDFFLGEGRRLYGHTVPSEMRDKQLFTFRVPVGVAGIVTAGNFPVAVPAWYLVPALLCGNSVVWKPAEYAAALGDALTRLFVAGGVPRGVLNTVHADGATTYRGLERALEAGLLNKIGFTGSTEIGRRIGELAGRHLQTPCLELGGKNPLVVMPDADLDLAAEGALFSGFGTAGQRCTSLGVAIVHDSVYDAFVSRFVQRVESAIIGDPTHKGVLYGPLLSQRFLESFEHWLGHIASHQEVHGSTGRGRITAKNPRPGFVGDPDKGIFVHPTIVTGVRAEDALYRNETFGPLVSVMRFSSFEEAIELANGHGYGLSSAIYTNNPAHAFRFRERVSAGMVSINNSTSGAEAHLPFGGNGKSGNGSRQSGVWVLDQFTRWQSMNWDYAGKLQKAQMDIEEVTVDSGFRL; encoded by the coding sequence ATGCCTCCGATCCTCAGTTCCTTCGTTGACGGCCAGCCTCTGCGCGGCGCCGCATCCACCATTTCGTCGGTCAATCCTGCTCGCCTCGACGACGTCGTCGCCGAGGTGTCCCTTGCTAGCGAAGACCAAATTGCGCTCGCCTTCGCCGCGGCGAAGAAGGCGCAGGCCGGGTGGGCGCAAACACCCGCACCGCAACGCGGGCGCGTGATTGCGGCCGTCGGCAAGCTGGTCGAGGCGAACAAGGAAGCCCTGGCCGCGCTGGTCACGCGCGAGGTCGGCAAGCCGTACGCCGAGTCGCTGGGCGAGGTGCAGGAGATCATCGACACGTGCGACTTCTTCCTCGGCGAAGGCCGGCGCCTTTATGGGCACACCGTGCCGTCGGAGATGCGCGACAAGCAGCTCTTCACCTTCCGCGTCCCCGTGGGCGTGGCGGGCATCGTCACCGCGGGCAACTTCCCCGTGGCGGTGCCGGCCTGGTACCTCGTTCCCGCGCTTCTCTGCGGCAACTCCGTCGTGTGGAAGCCGGCCGAGTACGCGGCCGCGCTGGGTGACGCGCTCACGCGCCTCTTCGTCGCGGGCGGCGTCCCGCGCGGTGTCCTCAACACGGTGCATGCCGATGGCGCCACCACGTACCGCGGCCTCGAGCGCGCACTCGAGGCGGGGCTGCTCAACAAAATTGGCTTCACCGGCTCGACGGAAATCGGTCGCCGCATCGGCGAGCTCGCGGGCCGTCACCTGCAGACGCCGTGTCTCGAGCTCGGAGGCAAGAACCCGCTCGTGGTCATGCCCGATGCGGATCTCGACCTCGCGGCCGAGGGCGCGCTCTTCTCGGGCTTCGGAACGGCCGGCCAGCGCTGCACGTCCTTGGGCGTGGCCATCGTCCACGACAGCGTGTACGACGCCTTCGTCTCGCGCTTCGTTCAGCGCGTCGAAAGCGCCATTATTGGCGATCCCACGCACAAGGGCGTCTTGTACGGGCCGCTCCTCTCGCAGCGCTTCCTCGAGTCGTTCGAGCATTGGCTCGGGCACATCGCTTCGCACCAGGAGGTGCACGGCTCGACGGGGCGCGGTCGCATCACCGCGAAGAATCCGCGCCCGGGCTTCGTGGGCGATCCCGACAAGGGCATCTTCGTTCACCCGACCATCGTCACCGGCGTGCGCGCCGAGGATGCGCTCTATCGAAACGAGACGTTCGGGCCCCTCGTGTCGGTGATGCGCTTCTCCTCGTTCGAGGAGGCCATCGAGCTGGCCAACGGCCACGGCTACGGTCTCTCCTCGGCGATTTACACGAACAACCCCGCCCACGCGTTCCGCTTCCGCGAACGCGTTTCCGCGGGCATGGTGAGCATCAACAACTCCACCTCGGGTGCCGAAGCGCACCTGCCCTTCGGCGGCAACGGCAAATCGGGCAACGGCTCACGCCAATCGGGCGTCTGGGTGCTCGACCAGTTCACCCGTTGGCAGTCGATGAACTGGGACTACGCCGGCAAGCTGCAGAAGGCACAGATGGACATCGAAGAAGTCACCGTCGACTCGGGCTTCCGCCTCTAG
- a CDS encoding M4 family metallopeptidase, translated as MKSRVATLVALPLLACAPMACSGNSEGSSDTAEPSTTHMQIVSTEKLSGIPTYVQGQLGATASKTALASIASALHASGSQLVLKNTLQDESGAIHERYTQLKNGYEILGGELVVHSRQGVIYAANGNARSDLSAPAAAKIPAAAAALGAIAAYELGDLVSADPNTQLVYRRAGDTLELLHQVTVKGTQADGTPILDKVLVDAIDGSVVARLPTIHTAKNRELHDLKNKTTLPGATVRTEGQAATSDSVVNTNYDRLGTTYDAYKELFNRDSLDGNGGKLISSVHYSTRYNNAYWNGTQMVYGDGDGSTFSNLANSLDVTAHELTHGVTSNTSDLEYSGESGGLNEAMSDIFGNVVEYYGAGKVVSDNTWKVGEDVYTPNKAGDALRYMNDPTKDGNSLDYYPDYTSGVDVHYSSGIANLAFYLLSQGGKHPQGKTTVTVTAIGIEKAAQIFYRANTQIFTSSTTFAQAKQWTGQAAKDLGYTQAEISAVADAWSAVGVTQ; from the coding sequence ATGAAATCACGAGTTGCGACCCTCGTCGCATTGCCGCTTTTGGCGTGCGCCCCCATGGCTTGCTCGGGAAATTCCGAGGGATCGAGTGACACTGCGGAGCCGTCGACGACGCATATGCAAATCGTCTCGACGGAGAAACTCTCCGGTATACCCACCTACGTGCAAGGCCAGCTCGGCGCCACGGCCTCCAAAACGGCATTGGCGAGCATTGCCTCCGCGCTGCATGCGAGTGGTTCTCAATTGGTATTGAAGAATACGCTTCAAGACGAATCGGGCGCCATTCACGAACGTTACACGCAATTAAAGAATGGATATGAAATCCTAGGTGGCGAATTGGTGGTGCATAGCCGCCAAGGTGTCATCTACGCCGCCAATGGAAATGCCCGCAGCGATCTCTCCGCGCCCGCAGCAGCCAAAATCCCTGCAGCCGCTGCCGCCCTCGGCGCTATTGCTGCCTACGAGCTCGGCGATCTCGTTTCGGCCGACCCGAACACCCAATTGGTTTATCGCCGCGCCGGCGACACGCTGGAACTCCTCCACCAAGTGACGGTCAAAGGCACGCAGGCCGATGGCACGCCCATTCTGGACAAGGTGCTCGTCGACGCCATCGATGGCTCGGTGGTCGCGCGGCTTCCCACGATTCATACGGCGAAGAATCGTGAATTGCACGATTTGAAAAACAAGACGACCCTGCCCGGAGCGACCGTGCGGACGGAGGGGCAGGCGGCCACGTCGGATTCGGTGGTGAACACCAATTACGACCGATTGGGCACGACGTACGACGCCTACAAAGAGCTCTTCAACCGCGATTCGCTCGACGGCAATGGCGGCAAGCTCATTAGCTCCGTGCACTACAGCACGCGGTACAACAATGCGTATTGGAATGGCACGCAGATGGTGTACGGCGATGGCGATGGAAGCACGTTTTCCAATCTGGCCAATTCACTCGACGTGACCGCGCACGAACTCACCCACGGCGTGACCTCCAACACGTCGGACCTCGAATACTCCGGGGAGTCGGGCGGATTGAACGAGGCCATGTCGGATATCTTCGGCAATGTCGTCGAATATTATGGCGCCGGAAAGGTGGTCAGCGACAACACCTGGAAGGTGGGCGAAGACGTGTATACGCCCAACAAGGCCGGCGATGCCCTTCGCTACATGAATGACCCCACCAAGGACGGAAACTCGCTCGATTATTATCCGGACTACACGTCGGGCGTGGACGTTCACTACAGCTCGGGAATTGCCAATCTCGCGTTTTACCTCCTCTCGCAAGGCGGCAAGCATCCGCAGGGCAAGACGACGGTCACCGTGACGGCCATCGGCATCGAAAAGGCGGCGCAGATCTTCTATCGCGCGAACACGCAGATCTTCACCTCGTCCACCACCTTTGCGCAGGCCAAGCAGTGGACCGGGCAGGCCGCCAAGGACCTCGGCTATACCCAGGCGGAGATTTCCGCCGTGGCGGATGCCTGGTCGGCGGTGGGTGTGACTCAGTAG
- a CDS encoding DUF1109 domain-containing protein — protein MMPSSPKPSADLRARILEAARQEPAPDRARVTQTTRALVVLAIVSALTVFFAMGGFRLGGRPLGYVVTTGIGWGIVAAFATHLAFSRRKSMLGPTRQALVAAALLIAPILLAWAALWTVSWPEVTVFDSTWSNYLSCFTLTSVFGILPLIALTIARRGSDPVHPRSTGAALGAAMGAWAGTLIDLHCRCASIPHIAFSHVLPTIMLAVLGALVGPRILGL, from the coding sequence ATGATGCCGTCTTCTCCGAAGCCGAGTGCCGATTTGCGTGCGCGCATCCTCGAGGCCGCCCGCCAAGAGCCCGCGCCGGATCGGGCCCGGGTGACGCAGACCACGCGCGCATTGGTGGTGTTGGCCATCGTCTCCGCACTCACCGTCTTCTTCGCCATGGGCGGCTTTCGGCTGGGCGGGCGCCCTCTGGGCTACGTCGTCACCACCGGCATCGGGTGGGGCATCGTCGCGGCTTTCGCCACCCACCTCGCATTCTCCCGCCGCAAGTCGATGCTCGGGCCCACACGGCAGGCGCTCGTCGCCGCCGCGCTGCTCATCGCACCCATCTTGTTGGCCTGGGCGGCATTGTGGACCGTGTCGTGGCCCGAGGTGACCGTCTTCGATTCGACGTGGTCGAACTATCTCAGCTGCTTCACGCTCACGAGCGTGTTCGGCATTCTGCCCCTCATTGCATTGACCATCGCGCGCCGCGGATCCGATCCCGTTCATCCGCGTTCCACGGGCGCTGCATTGGGCGCAGCAATGGGCGCCTGGGCGGGCACCTTGATTGACCTGCACTGCAGGTGCGCGAGCATCCCCCACATTGCCTTCTCGCACGTATTGCCGACCATCATGCTCGCCGTGCTGGGCGCCCTCGTGGGACCGCGAATTCTCGGTCTTTAG
- a CDS encoding class I SAM-dependent methyltransferase, with protein MAHSTYETPVYAATAAMPVRSHIEMHTLMGLLGDVTGKSILDVACGYGYYSRALAQRGAARVLGIDLSESLIGVARELEERERLGIEYRVLDVFEAPVLGAFDIALAAWLLPYATTVDELEAMARRLHAQLAPGGMLAGIVPSDTPDLQGNYTQYGMTLTAPDPPGDADEYDITFHVEPPFAIRSRIWTLPTLERALAAGGFHDVRWVPAQCSPEGLAEFGREYWEPMLTRPNLVFFTARG; from the coding sequence ATGGCGCATTCGACGTACGAGACGCCCGTCTATGCGGCGACGGCCGCGATGCCCGTTCGGTCCCACATCGAGATGCACACCCTCATGGGGCTGCTCGGCGACGTCACGGGCAAGTCGATCCTCGATGTGGCCTGCGGCTACGGGTACTACAGCCGCGCACTCGCGCAGCGCGGGGCTGCACGCGTGCTGGGCATCGACTTGTCCGAGAGCCTCATCGGCGTGGCCCGCGAGCTGGAAGAGCGCGAGCGGCTGGGCATCGAGTACCGCGTGCTCGACGTCTTCGAGGCGCCGGTGCTCGGGGCCTTCGACATCGCGCTCGCAGCGTGGCTCCTGCCCTACGCGACCACGGTCGACGAGCTCGAGGCGATGGCGCGCAGGCTTCATGCGCAGCTCGCCCCCGGTGGCATGCTGGCCGGCATCGTCCCGAGCGACACGCCGGATTTACAGGGAAACTACACGCAATACGGGATGACCCTCACCGCGCCGGATCCACCCGGCGATGCCGACGAGTACGACATCACGTTCCACGTCGAGCCGCCTTTCGCCATCCGCTCGCGCATCTGGACGTTGCCCACGCTCGAGCGTGCGCTCGCGGCGGGCGGCTTTCACGATGTTCGCTGGGTGCCCGCGCAATGCTCGCCCGAGGGGCTCGCCGAGTTCGGCCGGGAGTACTGGGAGCCCATGCTCACCCGACCGAACCTGGTGTTCTTCACCGCGAGAGGCTAG
- the frr gene encoding ribosome recycling factor has product MLEDIHKDLFGAIGKAHDNLRRELAKLRAGRANPNLLDNIRIDYYGSTTPLNQMAHVNVPEARLITVKPWDKSQIKAVEKALRESDLGLNPQVDGDIIRIPLPPLTEERRKDFVKIARKYGEECKVTIRKARHDAIDMLNEIENEGGASSDDVERAKKKAEETVSDGVKQVDALVATKEKDILEI; this is encoded by the coding sequence ATGTTGGAGGACATACATAAAGACCTGTTCGGTGCCATCGGCAAAGCCCACGACAATCTTCGGAGGGAGTTAGCCAAGCTCCGGGCCGGGCGCGCCAACCCGAACCTGCTCGACAACATCCGCATCGATTACTACGGCTCGACGACGCCGCTGAATCAGATGGCGCACGTCAACGTGCCGGAGGCGCGGCTCATCACGGTCAAGCCGTGGGACAAGTCGCAGATCAAAGCCGTCGAGAAGGCGCTGCGCGAGAGCGATCTGGGGCTCAACCCTCAGGTGGACGGCGACATCATCCGCATTCCCCTTCCGCCCCTAACGGAAGAGCGCCGCAAGGACTTCGTGAAAATCGCGAGGAAATACGGCGAAGAATGCAAGGTTACGATTCGTAAGGCGCGTCACGACGCAATCGACATGCTGAATGAGATCGAAAACGAGGGGGGCGCAAGCTCTGATGATGTCGAACGAGCAAAAAAGAAGGCCGAGGAGACCGTGTCCGACGGCGTCAAGCAGGTCGACGCCCTCGTCGCTACAAAAGAGAAAGATATTCTCGAAATTTGA
- a CDS encoding pseudouridine synthase — protein MASPLDSGPFPAANSHHARLRVLCEHAEPCGGCPIIGLSYGEQLTLKRGRVVQSVSRYAALELLYTEPVIFADSVTEYRTRAKLIVAPGGKIGLYAKGGGHQIVDIPHCQVLSPSLARVTSLLRRIVSRDEERGGPLAPFDILGSGALRAVDLREVRDRPDGPARVLLTLVLQRSRTADLALLRVAAAELMAEETLLIGVAANFHEGEAPQILGNETVVLRGATSAPDRVGDSTHLATFGSFVQAHRDQAARVHRMLISALMGSKAGTRPRILDLYGGSGAIALSLATAGAEVKLVESFAPAVAQAKAAADMQHLQLEAECGDVAGTLRTLSQRGARFTAAVVNPPRRGMSPVARELLSRLEIDTIAYVSCDPDTLARDLDHFARLGFTTTHLRPLDMIPLTDEVETVAILRRSQVPRARVVYEDDDVLVVDKGPYEPTTPQGEYKSSLVVRVRKIQGAEEAVPVHRLDVGTSGLVLFARKPDMVARWSAAFAAATARKIYVVGVRGITPSKGAITRDLREDGVAHPARTRYRRLAVASGHSVLRVIPEQGRTHQIRRHLAAIGHAVLGDDRYGHAPTNRFFEERNGLDRTFMHCVRLECDHPITGARIIIEAPLPGDLRAVLERAGGPGTLRFLDHKNALGTASSLPPPPPDSHHDHGAPIDIQHANETGALPAVNLDPNDTGTLPAIILPDNDRSSRGF, from the coding sequence ATGGCCTCCCCTCTGGACTCCGGGCCGTTCCCCGCGGCGAATTCTCACCACGCACGGCTACGCGTCTTATGTGAGCACGCCGAGCCTTGCGGAGGCTGTCCCATCATTGGGCTTTCCTACGGCGAGCAACTCACGCTCAAGCGCGGGCGCGTGGTGCAGTCGGTCTCGCGGTACGCCGCGCTCGAGCTGCTGTACACCGAGCCGGTGATCTTCGCGGACTCCGTCACGGAGTACCGCACGCGGGCCAAACTCATCGTGGCACCCGGCGGCAAGATCGGGCTCTACGCGAAGGGCGGCGGGCACCAGATCGTCGACATTCCGCATTGCCAAGTGCTCTCGCCGTCGCTGGCCCGGGTCACGTCGTTGCTCCGGCGCATCGTGTCGCGCGACGAAGAGCGCGGTGGGCCGCTGGCGCCCTTCGATATTCTCGGCTCGGGTGCCCTGCGCGCGGTCGACCTTCGCGAGGTGCGCGACCGTCCCGATGGTCCTGCCCGCGTGCTCCTCACGCTCGTCCTGCAGCGTTCGCGCACGGCGGATTTGGCGCTCCTGCGCGTCGCCGCCGCGGAGCTCATGGCGGAAGAGACGCTGCTCATCGGCGTCGCCGCGAACTTCCACGAGGGAGAAGCCCCGCAGATCCTGGGCAACGAGACGGTGGTGCTCCGCGGCGCCACGTCGGCGCCCGATCGCGTGGGCGACTCCACGCACCTGGCGACGTTCGGTTCCTTCGTGCAGGCGCACCGCGATCAGGCCGCGCGCGTGCACCGCATGCTCATTTCGGCGCTGATGGGCAGCAAAGCCGGAACGCGGCCGCGCATTCTCGACCTGTACGGTGGCAGCGGCGCCATTGCGCTGAGCCTCGCCACGGCCGGGGCCGAGGTGAAGCTCGTCGAGTCCTTCGCCCCCGCGGTGGCCCAGGCCAAGGCCGCGGCGGACATGCAGCACCTGCAGCTCGAGGCGGAATGCGGCGATGTGGCAGGCACGTTGCGCACCCTTTCGCAACGCGGCGCGCGGTTCACGGCGGCGGTGGTCAATCCACCGCGGCGCGGCATGAGCCCGGTCGCGCGCGAGCTGTTGTCGCGGCTGGAGATCGACACCATCGCGTACGTCTCGTGCGATCCCGACACCTTGGCGCGCGATCTGGATCACTTCGCGCGACTGGGCTTCACCACGACGCATCTGCGCCCGCTGGATATGATTCCGCTCACCGACGAGGTGGAGACGGTCGCCATCCTGCGCCGCTCGCAGGTGCCCCGCGCGCGCGTCGTGTACGAGGATGACGACGTGCTCGTCGTCGACAAAGGCCCCTACGAGCCGACCACGCCGCAGGGCGAGTACAAGAGCTCCCTGGTCGTGCGCGTGCGCAAGATCCAAGGCGCCGAAGAGGCGGTGCCGGTGCACCGGCTCGACGTCGGCACCAGCGGCCTCGTTTTGTTCGCGCGCAAGCCGGACATGGTCGCGCGTTGGTCGGCCGCCTTCGCCGCGGCCACGGCGCGCAAGATCTACGTCGTCGGCGTGCGCGGCATCACGCCGTCGAAGGGCGCAATAACGCGCGACTTGCGTGAGGACGGTGTCGCGCACCCGGCGCGCACGCGTTACCGCCGGCTCGCCGTGGCCAGTGGCCATAGCGTGCTGCGCGTCATCCCCGAGCAGGGGCGCACGCATCAGATCCGCCGGCACCTTGCGGCCATCGGCCATGCGGTGCTGGGCGACGATCGCTACGGCCACGCGCCGACGAACCGCTTCTTCGAGGAGCGCAACGGGCTCGATCGCACCTTCATGCACTGCGTGCGGCTCGAGTGCGACCACCCCATCACCGGGGCGCGCATCATCATCGAGGCGCCGCTGCCGGGCGACCTTCGCGCCGTGCTCGAGCGCGCGGGCGGACCGGGCACGCTGCGTTTCCTCGATCACAAGAATGCGCTGGGCACGGCCTCGAGCCTTCCGCCGCCGCCGCCCGACTCGCACCACGACCACGGCGCGCCCATCGACATCCAGCACGCGAACGAGACGGGGGCCCTCCCCGCGGTCAATCTGGATCCGAACGACACGGGGACCTTGCCGGCGATCATCCTTCCCGACAACGATCGCTCCAGCCGCGGTTTCTGA
- a CDS encoding RNA polymerase sigma factor, with the protein MQGGQQDGRKRAPQEGEQKLDRAMDRYAQGEDAAFAVVYDELSPRLYGYLLRQTRSRERAEDLVQQTFLRIHRARGHFMAGSAVTPWAFAIARRLLIDSVRRGRREVIGVDDDEEKSEAGSADGSSASPEAWAEANQVAQALGRELERLPENQRVAFELVKQEGLSLREAAAVLGTTVAAVKLRAHRAYAALRVSLGAVLPAEDDGAVPGAGPESKESP; encoded by the coding sequence GTGCAAGGCGGCCAACAAGACGGGCGAAAACGTGCTCCGCAAGAAGGGGAGCAGAAGCTCGATCGCGCCATGGACCGCTATGCGCAGGGGGAAGACGCCGCCTTTGCGGTGGTCTACGATGAGCTATCTCCCCGACTCTACGGGTACCTGCTGCGCCAAACCCGCTCGCGGGAGCGTGCCGAGGACCTGGTTCAGCAGACGTTTCTGCGTATCCACCGGGCGCGGGGACATTTCATGGCGGGGTCGGCCGTGACGCCCTGGGCATTTGCCATTGCGCGCCGCCTCCTCATCGACAGCGTGCGGCGCGGTCGCCGTGAGGTCATCGGCGTCGACGACGACGAGGAGAAGTCGGAGGCCGGCTCCGCGGATGGTAGCTCTGCAAGTCCGGAAGCCTGGGCCGAGGCCAACCAAGTCGCCCAGGCGCTGGGCCGTGAGCTCGAGCGTCTGCCCGAAAACCAACGCGTGGCCTTCGAATTGGTGAAGCAAGAAGGATTGTCGCTGCGCGAAGCCGCAGCCGTGCTCGGAACCACGGTGGCCGCCGTCAAATTGCGCGCCCACCGCGCCTACGCCGCGCTTCGTGTTTCGCTCGGCGCAGTCCTCCCCGCGGAAGATGACGGCGCCGTCCCCGGTGCTGGCCCCGAGTCGAAGGAGTCTCCATGA
- a CDS encoding SDR family oxidoreductase, protein MSRPGFDEVVLLTGFPSFGARKICEEILLSPKTLVHAVVRPQSTAEAMLSLDILPLEQRRRVNLLEGDAAAMDLGLSGKELRTITQEVDRIHHAAEVSYIGVDRAIAEQTNVGGTREILEVAEACSNLKCLVFHSTAAVSGDRTGFVREEDLDKGQGFRNVVEETKARAERMMRQAMNNVPIAVVRPAILVGDSQTGEVDRFDGPYLLILLMVTSPPDFAMPLPGRGDSPLHLVPIDYVAKVARAIGLDPRSVGRTFHVVDPRPLTARGIFELVARAGGRRLPRGFIPANLTKALLRTPGIDRFSKSPRAFLDALGTPVVYGTANTDDILAGTGIQCPPFETYVERLVEYVQVRLREKREKRLADRELEDPLG, encoded by the coding sequence ATGTCACGCCCGGGGTTCGATGAAGTCGTATTGCTGACGGGGTTTCCTTCCTTCGGCGCGCGCAAGATCTGCGAAGAGATCCTCCTCTCGCCCAAGACGCTCGTGCACGCCGTGGTGCGGCCGCAATCAACGGCCGAAGCCATGCTCTCGCTCGATATTCTGCCGCTCGAACAACGCCGCAGGGTCAACCTGCTCGAGGGCGACGCCGCCGCGATGGACCTCGGTCTATCCGGCAAAGAGCTGCGAACCATCACGCAGGAGGTCGACCGCATCCACCACGCCGCCGAAGTCTCGTACATCGGCGTGGATCGCGCGATCGCCGAGCAGACGAACGTGGGCGGCACCCGCGAGATCCTCGAGGTGGCCGAGGCCTGCTCGAATTTGAAGTGCCTCGTCTTTCATTCGACCGCCGCCGTCTCCGGCGACCGCACCGGCTTCGTGCGCGAGGAAGATTTGGACAAGGGCCAGGGCTTCCGCAACGTCGTCGAGGAGACCAAGGCGCGGGCCGAGCGGATGATGCGCCAGGCGATGAACAACGTTCCCATCGCAGTGGTGCGCCCGGCCATTCTGGTGGGAGATTCGCAGACCGGCGAGGTCGATCGCTTCGATGGCCCATACCTGCTCATTCTGCTGATGGTGACGTCGCCGCCGGACTTCGCCATGCCGCTGCCGGGCCGCGGCGATTCACCGCTGCACCTGGTGCCCATCGATTACGTGGCCAAGGTGGCGCGGGCCATTGGCCTCGATCCGCGCAGCGTGGGGCGCACGTTCCACGTGGTCGATCCGCGCCCGCTCACCGCGCGGGGCATCTTCGAGCTCGTGGCGCGCGCCGGAGGACGGCGCCTGCCGCGTGGCTTCATCCCGGCCAATCTGACGAAGGCGCTGTTGCGTACGCCGGGCATCGACCGCTTTTCCAAGAGCCCGCGTGCCTTTCTCGATGCATTGGGCACACCCGTCGTCTATGGCACGGCGAACACCGACGACATTCTCGCAGGGACGGGCATCCAGTGCCCGCCGTTCGAGACGTACGTGGAGCGACTGGTCGAATACGTGCAGGTTCGTCTTCGTGAAAAGCGCGAGAAGCGGCTCGCCGATCGCGAGCTGGAGGATCCCCTCGGATGA
- a CDS encoding Stp1/IreP family PP2C-type Ser/Thr phosphatase: protein MRAIAAGLSDVGLQREHNEDSFIVLKEYDLFVVADGMGGHRAGDVASRLATETISEFFKSTANEDVTWPFHFDTNLSEEENRLLTGIRVANRQIFERSTRSREYHGMGTTVVGAMFSPSKRRMYIGHVGDSRCYRIRDGQIRLLTRDHSLINDYLLAMPDLTEEQRSELPKNVITRALGMQDQVVVDLQHDDPKDGDVYVLCSDGLSGMIVDEEIKRIVSHAANISEACRKLIEKANEHGGEDNITAVLIKIEERGDDDEKPSDEAKALASEGDIDGEDDTPASFADEPTHPGLAGSPTVEPSAKGEAKGDGKGDGKTEPAKSKKETT, encoded by the coding sequence ATGCGGGCCATCGCAGCCGGGCTGAGCGACGTAGGGCTTCAGCGCGAGCACAACGAAGACTCCTTCATTGTACTCAAAGAGTACGATCTGTTCGTCGTCGCCGACGGCATGGGAGGTCATCGCGCAGGCGATGTTGCCTCCCGGCTGGCCACCGAGACGATCAGTGAATTCTTCAAGTCGACCGCGAACGAGGACGTGACGTGGCCGTTCCACTTCGACACGAATCTGTCGGAGGAGGAAAACCGGCTTCTCACCGGCATCCGCGTGGCGAATCGGCAAATCTTCGAGCGAAGTACCCGCTCGCGCGAGTACCACGGAATGGGCACCACCGTGGTAGGGGCGATGTTCAGTCCCAGCAAGAGGCGGATGTACATCGGTCACGTGGGCGACTCACGTTGCTACCGCATTCGCGATGGACAGATTCGCCTGCTCACGCGCGATCACTCGCTCATCAACGACTACCTGCTCGCGATGCCCGACCTCACCGAGGAGCAACGCAGCGAGCTGCCGAAGAACGTCATCACGCGCGCGCTCGGCATGCAGGACCAGGTGGTGGTCGATCTGCAGCACGACGATCCGAAGGACGGGGACGTGTACGTTCTCTGTTCCGACGGCCTCTCGGGGATGATCGTCGACGAGGAGATCAAGCGCATCGTCTCGCACGCGGCGAACATCTCCGAGGCGTGCCGAAAGCTCATCGAGAAGGCGAACGAGCACGGCGGCGAGGACAACATCACCGCGGTGCTCATCAAGATCGAGGAGCGCGGAGACGACGACGAGAAGCCTTCGGACGAGGCCAAGGCCTTGGCATCCGAGGGTGACATCGACGGCGAGGACGATACACCGGCCTCCTTTGCCGATGAGCCCACGCATCCGGGCCTCGCCGGCTCGCCTACGGTCGAGCCCTCCGCAAAGGGAGAGGCCAAGGGCGATGGCAAGGGCGACGGTAAGACCGAGCCGGCCAAGTCCAAAAAAGAGACGACGTAG
- a CDS encoding DUF4911 domain-containing protein: protein MSVPPAIGPGMITRQVRVRARDVVFLKGIVEALEGVAQVFAERGGDLTLAAPEGRERELDAIIDDLCRELGAMRVE from the coding sequence ATGAGCGTACCCCCCGCCATTGGTCCCGGCATGATCACGCGCCAGGTTCGCGTGCGCGCGCGTGACGTCGTGTTCCTCAAGGGCATCGTCGAGGCGCTCGAAGGCGTGGCGCAAGTCTTCGCAGAGCGCGGCGGCGACTTGACCTTGGCCGCCCCCGAGGGTCGCGAACGCGAGCTCGACGCCATCATCGACGACCTCTGCCGCGAACTCGGCGCCATGCGTGTCGAATGA